The DNA segment CCATTGCTCGTTGTTGCGCGCCATATGGCTCACGAGCCGCGGCGGCGCATCCGGGCGCTCGTCCACCAGCATCGGCAGATGCGTGGCGACCGGCCCGTCGGCACCGGTCGAGACCAGGGTTGCGAAGCTCCAGGCCCGCATCGCCTGGTGGATGATCCGGGGCCGCTCTTCCAGATAGGCGGCGGGGGTGTACATCGGCGCTGCCTCCCTCAGTTCAGGCGAAGGGTATGTTTCAGCCAGAGCGCCGTGTCGTCCAGCGCCGCGCCCGCCACTTTCGCCACCGATACCGCTTCAAGGAAGCTGTGCACCGTGCCGGGATAGACTTTCGCACCGACTGCAACCCCGGCCGCGGCCAGGCGGTCGCGCATCTCCAGGTTCTCGTCATAAAGCGGGTCGCATTCGGTGATCACCATCCAGGCCGGCGGCAGGCCGGTCAGATCGGCATCCAGCACGCGCAGCCGCGGGTCGAAGCGCTGCTCGGGGTCCGACACGTAATTCATCAGGAACCAGAGCATCATATGGGTGGTGAGCAGATAGTTGCCGCCGCCCCAGCGCAGCACCGACGGGCTGACCAGATCCATCGAGAACCCGCCGTAATTCAGCACCATGGCGGCGACGGGCGCCTCGCCGGCATCGCGGAAGGTCAGGCAGGCCGAGACGGTGAGGTTGCCGCCGGCCGAATCGCCGCCAAGCGCGATCCGGTCCGGATCGAGGCCGAATTCGGCCGCGCGGGCATGGATGGCGCGCACGACATCCACCACCTCCTGCGGCGCCTGCGGGAAACGGGCTTCCGGCGCCAGGGAATAGTCGATGCCGATCACCACCATCCGGGCGCGGGCGGCATATTCGCGCATCAGCCGGTCATGGGTGTCCAGGCTGAACAGCACGAAACCGCCGCCATGGATATAGATCAGCGCCGGTGCCGGCGCCGCCAGCCCTTCGGGGCGATGGAAACGGATCCGGACCGGGCCGTGGCGGGTCGGGATCATATGGTCTTCGCGGCTTGCCATCACCGGCCCGCCCTCGGTCCA comes from the Tistrella mobilis genome and includes:
- a CDS encoding alpha/beta hydrolase fold domain-containing protein; the protein is MTASPYDVLDPEIAIFVRRMIADASAHPPREQLTPPEARRVAEIVRQPWTEGGPVMASREDHMIPTRHGPVRIRFHRPEGLAAPAPALIYIHGGGFVLFSLDTHDRLMREYAARARMVVIGIDYSLAPEARFPQAPQEVVDVVRAIHARAAEFGLDPDRIALGGDSAGGNLTVSACLTFRDAGEAPVAAMVLNYGGFSMDLVSPSVLRWGGGNYLLTTHMMLWFLMNYVSDPEQRFDPRLRVLDADLTGLPPAWMVITECDPLYDENLEMRDRLAAAGVAVGAKVYPGTVHSFLEAVSVAKVAGAALDDTALWLKHTLRLN